The following proteins are co-located in the Deinococcus metallilatus genome:
- a CDS encoding sugar phosphate nucleotidyltransferase: MKGVILAAGRGSRLLPVSAGRPKHAVPIAGVPIIARAVRALRAAGVEEVAVVSSPASETALREATRGEGPLTFLRQEEPRGTGHAVLAAREFLEGGPALLYLGDNLFADALTPLTAALHDADAALGVKRVPDPSAYGVAVVRDDLLTRLDEKPRRPASDLAACGVFAFHPHVLEEVARLTPSERGEIEFPQALLRVIASGGRVRAVSFSGFWSDAGTPADLLTASAHFLAGLSPCVDGDVSGSHLSGPVVVEAGATVQDCTLIGPVLIGAGASVRGSTLGPNVSIGPQAQVEGATLSDTLIDEAATVRRPTRPLVRTVIGRRATVAAPSDTGLQIVVGDHSVLRV, translated from the coding sequence ATGAAAGGCGTGATCCTCGCTGCTGGTCGTGGCAGCCGTCTTCTTCCTGTCAGTGCGGGCAGGCCCAAACATGCCGTGCCCATCGCGGGGGTGCCGATCATCGCGCGGGCGGTGCGGGCACTGCGGGCGGCGGGGGTGGAGGAAGTGGCGGTGGTCAGCAGCCCCGCCAGCGAGACGGCCCTGCGCGAAGCCACCCGGGGCGAGGGACCGCTGACCTTTCTGCGACAGGAGGAACCGCGCGGGACCGGGCACGCGGTCCTCGCCGCGCGGGAGTTTCTGGAGGGCGGCCCAGCCCTGCTGTACCTGGGAGACAACCTCTTCGCGGACGCCCTGACGCCCCTCACCGCAGCCCTGCACGATGCCGACGCCGCCCTGGGCGTGAAGCGCGTGCCCGATCCCAGCGCCTACGGGGTGGCGGTGGTGCGGGACGACCTGCTCACGCGCCTGGACGAGAAACCGCGCCGACCGGCCAGCGACCTGGCCGCCTGCGGGGTCTTCGCCTTTCACCCGCACGTGCTGGAGGAGGTCGCTCGCCTGACACCCAGCGAGCGCGGCGAGATCGAGTTCCCGCAGGCGCTGCTGCGGGTGATCGCGTCGGGCGGACGGGTGCGGGCGGTGTCCTTTTCCGGCTTCTGGAGCGACGCGGGCACGCCCGCCGACCTGCTGACCGCCAGCGCCCACTTTCTGGCGGGCCTGTCCCCCTGCGTGGACGGCGACGTAAGCGGCAGCCACCTCAGCGGCCCGGTCGTGGTCGAGGCGGGCGCCACCGTGCAGGACTGCACGCTGATCGGCCCGGTCCTGATCGGCGCGGGGGCCAGCGTGCGCGGCAGCACCCTCGGCCCGAATGTCAGCATCGGCCCGCAGGCGCAGGTGGAGGGGGCCACGCTCTCGGACACCCTGATCGACGAGGCCGCGACCGTCCGGCGCCCCACCCGCCCGCTCGTCCGGACCGTGATCGGGCGGCGCGCGACCGTCGCCGCGCCCAGCGACACCGGCCTCCAGATCGTGGTGGGCGACCACAGCGTGCTGCGGGTATGA
- a CDS encoding alpha/beta fold hydrolase, translated as MTTPDEPNSERLNGADLYFEVTGPEDAPEAPIVFLHGGPGYNSYSFRELFGERLAGRRVVYLDQRGSGRSGPLSETEQGGDKLDLDTLVADLEALREHLGAERLVPLGHGFGALVALEYARRHPERTARVIVVNPWVHFPELALTLLREASAMRGVPLDDPADAVRARTPEGQYPPVGEARVEAAFTLLNARDLLNALHFRDSASRMRLEFTDAEGQLIGGGEVQEALVNQGLWEFEYPPFLPELRRPLFVIAGVHDRSSYPEQVEWLADLGGADVTVLDAGHYPWLDDEDAFAEALEEALTR; from the coding sequence ATGACCACGCCGGACGAGCCGAACTCCGAGCGCCTGAACGGCGCGGACCTGTACTTCGAGGTGACCGGCCCGGAGGACGCGCCGGAGGCCCCCATCGTGTTCCTGCATGGCGGCCCCGGCTACAACAGCTACTCCTTCCGCGAACTGTTCGGGGAGCGGCTCGCGGGGCGGCGGGTGGTGTACCTCGACCAGCGCGGCTCGGGCCGCAGCGGGCCGCTCTCGGAAACCGAGCAGGGGGGCGACAAGCTGGACCTCGACACCCTGGTGGCCGACCTGGAGGCGCTGCGCGAGCACCTGGGGGCGGAGCGCCTCGTACCGCTGGGCCACGGCTTCGGCGCGCTGGTGGCGCTGGAGTACGCCCGGCGGCACCCTGAGCGCACCGCCCGCGTGATCGTGGTCAATCCCTGGGTGCATTTCCCCGAACTCGCGCTGACGCTGCTGCGCGAGGCCTCGGCCATGCGCGGCGTGCCCCTCGACGACCCCGCCGACGCCGTGCGCGCCCGCACCCCCGAAGGCCAGTACCCCCCGGTCGGGGAGGCGCGGGTGGAGGCCGCCTTCACTCTGCTGAACGCCCGCGACCTGCTCAACGCCCTGCACTTCCGCGACAGCGCCAGCCGCATGCGCCTGGAATTCACCGACGCGGAAGGGCAACTCATCGGCGGCGGCGAGGTGCAGGAAGCCCTGGTGAATCAGGGCCTCTGGGAGTTCGAGTACCCGCCCTTCTTGCCGGAATTGCGCCGTCCCCTCTTCGTGATCGCGGGCGTCCACGACCGCAGCAGCTACCCCGAACAGGTCGAGTGGCTCGCTGACCTCGGCGGCGCCGACGTGACCGTCCTCGACGCCGGACACTACCCCTGGCTCGACGACGAGGACGCCTTCGCGGAGGCGCTGGAGGAGGCGCTGACGCGGTAG
- a CDS encoding response regulator transcription factor: protein MDQRILLIEDNPDITRVVQYELEQAGYRVLTAPDGVTGLTSARENSPDLVILDLGLPDFDGAEIARRLRKTSSVPIIILTAMDAVDRKVNLLEAGADDYMTKPFHPEELVARVKVQLRHQQHGEVISIGALEIHPQKRLCHYNGHEVRLSPKEFDLLTFLARQPGRVYSRQEIEREVWNGELPSNSNVVDVHMANMRAKLRDLDGYGIIRTVRGIGYALKTP from the coding sequence ATGGACCAACGCATCCTTCTCATCGAAGACAACCCGGACATTACCCGTGTCGTCCAGTACGAACTGGAACAGGCCGGATACCGGGTGCTGACCGCGCCGGACGGAGTCACGGGCCTCACCAGCGCGCGCGAGAACAGCCCCGACCTCGTCATTCTCGACCTCGGCCTGCCCGACTTCGACGGCGCCGAGATCGCCCGCCGCCTGCGCAAGACCAGCAGCGTCCCCATCATCATCCTGACCGCGATGGACGCCGTGGACCGCAAGGTCAACCTGCTGGAAGCGGGCGCGGACGACTACATGACCAAGCCCTTCCACCCGGAGGAACTGGTCGCCCGCGTCAAGGTGCAGCTCCGCCACCAGCAGCACGGCGAGGTGATCAGCATCGGCGCGCTGGAAATCCACCCCCAGAAGCGGCTGTGCCACTACAACGGCCACGAGGTGCGCCTCTCGCCCAAAGAATTCGACCTGCTGACCTTCCTGGCCCGCCAGCCCGGCCGCGTGTACTCGCGTCAGGAAATCGAGCGTGAGGTCTGGAACGGCGAGCTGCCCAGCAACTCGAACGTGGTGGATGTCCACATGGCCAACATGCGCGCCAAGCTGCGCGACCTCGACGGCTACGGGATCATCCGTACGGTGCGGGGAATCGGGTACGCGCTGAAGACGCCCTGA
- a CDS encoding dienelactone hydrolase family protein: MPEELQFPSEGRLLSGYLARPAVSRGNAPGVLVIHEIFGLMGGIRAVADRFARAGYVALAVDLFAGQNRLVCMTRMLSGIFLNSLEHQGVRDTRRALEVLGELPGVDPSRLGAVGFCMGGSLAIALACTDRQVKAIAPYYGFNPSPLEAVRRSCPVVGSYPEKDVTARQGEVLRAELDAAGIPNGIKIYPGTRHSFANPGPAFDAVASEDAWNRVMAFFDAYV; encoded by the coding sequence ATGCCGGAAGAACTCCAGTTCCCGTCCGAAGGCCGCCTGCTGTCCGGTTATCTGGCCCGCCCCGCCGTGAGCCGGGGGAACGCGCCGGGCGTGCTGGTCATCCATGAGATTTTCGGCCTGATGGGAGGCATTCGCGCCGTCGCGGACCGCTTCGCGCGGGCGGGATACGTGGCGCTGGCGGTGGACCTCTTCGCCGGGCAAAACCGCCTGGTCTGCATGACGCGGATGCTGTCGGGGATTTTCCTGAATTCGCTGGAGCATCAGGGCGTGCGCGACACCCGCCGTGCCCTGGAAGTGCTGGGGGAACTGCCGGGCGTGGACCCTTCCCGGCTGGGCGCCGTGGGCTTCTGCATGGGTGGCAGCCTCGCTATCGCGCTGGCCTGCACCGACCGTCAGGTGAAAGCCATCGCCCCCTACTACGGCTTCAACCCCAGCCCACTGGAGGCCGTGCGCCGCAGTTGCCCGGTGGTGGGAAGTTACCCGGAAAAGGACGTGACGGCGCGCCAGGGCGAGGTGCTGCGGGCCGAACTGGACGCGGCGGGCATCCCCAACGGCATCAAGATTTATCCCGGCACGCGCCATTCCTTCGCCAACCCCGGCCCCGCCTTCGACGCCGTGGCGAGCGAGGACGCCTGGAACCGGGTGATGGCGTTTTTTGATGCCTACGTTTGA
- a CDS encoding P1 family peptidase — MSGVNPTLTAIPGFRVGHWTDPVGLTGCTVILCPDAGAVASASFLGPSPGTREGVLLAPGKKVERVHALLLTGGSAFGLAAAAGVVRVLEERGVGHETPWARVPIVPAAVIYDLGVGDPGARPGEREGEAAARAASSDPVPRGRVGAGMGATAGKYLGVGAVPGGLGSVYMERHGVRVGALAVVNPIGDVLDERGGVLAGPGVGPGALAFTPGEIESTTLIAVATEHTLTKADARRFADAAQTALGRVIAPSHTFWDGDSAFMLSSCTLPPADPLLLGALVQEAVCAAVRDAVRSAAGAE, encoded by the coding sequence ATGTCTGGCGTCAACCCCACCCTCACCGCCATTCCCGGCTTTCGCGTGGGCCACTGGACCGATCCGGTCGGCCTCACCGGCTGCACGGTCATCCTCTGTCCCGACGCGGGCGCGGTGGCCTCCGCGAGTTTCCTGGGGCCGAGTCCCGGCACCCGGGAGGGCGTGCTGCTCGCCCCCGGGAAGAAGGTGGAGCGCGTCCACGCCCTGCTGCTGACCGGCGGAAGTGCCTTCGGCCTCGCGGCGGCGGCGGGCGTGGTGCGGGTGCTGGAGGAACGCGGCGTGGGCCACGAGACGCCCTGGGCGCGGGTGCCCATCGTCCCGGCAGCCGTGATCTATGACCTGGGCGTGGGCGACCCGGGAGCGCGTCCCGGCGAGCGGGAAGGGGAGGCGGCGGCGCGGGCGGCCTCCAGTGACCCGGTGCCGCGGGGACGGGTGGGCGCAGGTATGGGCGCGACGGCGGGCAAGTACCTGGGCGTGGGAGCGGTGCCCGGCGGCCTGGGCAGCGTGTATATGGAGCGGCACGGGGTCCGCGTGGGCGCGCTGGCGGTGGTGAATCCCATCGGGGACGTGCTGGACGAACGGGGCGGGGTGTTGGCCGGGCCAGGCGTGGGGCCGGGTGCCCTCGCTTTCACGCCGGGCGAGATAGAAAGCACGACGCTGATCGCCGTCGCCACCGAACATACCCTCACCAAAGCCGACGCCCGCCGCTTCGCCGACGCCGCGCAGACGGCGCTGGGCCGCGTGATCGCCCCCAGCCACACCTTCTGGGACGGGGACAGCGCCTTCATGCTGAGTTCCTGCACCCTGCCCCCCGCCGACCCGCTGCTCCTCGGCGCCTTGGTGCAGGAGGCAGTATGCGCGGCGGTGCGGGACGCGGTGAGAAGTGCGGCTGGCGCTGAGTGA
- a CDS encoding NUDIX hydrolase gives MSTKDYVRDLRAVIGPRPVNFVGAAGLIQNERGELLLLRRVGSERWGLVTGISELGEALEETLRREMREETALTLHRAELLDMLSPDRLSQVANGDRFYSYTALFRVTEWSGDPVPDGVEIAELRFFPAGDLPPLTRLGEKAREVLA, from the coding sequence ATGAGTACGAAAGACTATGTGCGTGACCTGCGGGCGGTGATCGGCCCACGCCCGGTGAACTTCGTGGGCGCGGCGGGCCTGATTCAGAATGAACGCGGCGAATTGCTCTTGCTGCGGCGGGTCGGCTCCGAGCGGTGGGGGCTGGTCACGGGCATCAGCGAGCTGGGCGAGGCGCTGGAAGAGACGCTCCGGCGCGAGATGCGGGAGGAAACGGCCCTGACGCTGCACCGGGCCGAACTGCTGGACATGCTCAGCCCCGACCGGCTCAGTCAGGTGGCGAATGGTGACCGGTTCTATTCGTACACGGCGCTGTTTCGCGTGACCGAGTGGAGCGGTGACCCGGTGCCGGACGGCGTGGAGATCGCGGAACTGCGGTTTTTCCCGGCGGGCGACCTTCCGCCCCTGACGCGGCTGGGCGAAAAGGCCAGAGAGGTCCTGGCATGA
- a CDS encoding NUDIX hydrolase: MTASNYVRDLRELVGPRPVNWAGVCALVVSTAGEVLLQRRSDTGGWGTLGGIAELGEALEDTLRRELLEEAGITLRGAELLTIVSGPDTYQKLPNGDEFYQVTAVYVVRAWEGVPLPDGDEGVELRFFPLEALPERLGPVDRRALGLLRDGT, translated from the coding sequence ATGACCGCCTCCAACTACGTCCGCGACCTGCGGGAGCTGGTCGGCCCGCGCCCCGTCAACTGGGCAGGCGTCTGTGCCCTCGTCGTGAGCACGGCGGGCGAGGTGCTGCTGCAACGCCGCAGCGACACGGGCGGTTGGGGAACGCTGGGCGGCATCGCGGAACTGGGGGAGGCACTGGAGGACACCCTGCGGCGCGAATTGCTGGAGGAGGCGGGGATCACGCTGCGCGGTGCCGAACTGCTCACCATCGTGAGCGGCCCGGACACCTACCAGAAACTCCCGAACGGCGACGAGTTCTATCAGGTGACGGCCGTTTACGTGGTGCGTGCCTGGGAAGGCGTCCCGCTGCCCGACGGGGACGAGGGCGTGGAATTGCGTTTCTTCCCGCTGGAGGCGCTGCCTGAGCGGCTTGGCCCGGTCGACAGGCGGGCGCTGGGGCTACTGCGGGACGGGACATGA
- a CDS encoding HIT family protein has protein sequence MIAPSVTHAPPGYPCPFCLLAAGIVNEHVWSRESDIVYRDEWVMAFIAAKQWAGTLGHVLIVPVAHFENLYTLPDELGARIHALSRRVALAMKAAYGCAGVSTRQHNEPAGQQDVWHCWPGDDLYGTRGSDMPPGERAGYAAHLRAHLS, from the coding sequence ATGATCGCCCCCTCCGTCACCCACGCCCCGCCGGGCTACCCCTGCCCGTTCTGCCTGCTGGCTGCGGGCATCGTGAACGAACATGTCTGGAGCAGGGAAAGCGACATCGTGTACCGCGACGAATGGGTGATGGCGTTCATCGCCGCGAAGCAATGGGCTGGCACGCTCGGTCACGTCCTGATTGTTCCCGTCGCGCACTTTGAGAACCTCTACACCCTCCCTGATGAACTCGGCGCACGGATTCATGCGCTTTCGCGCCGGGTCGCGCTTGCCATGAAGGCGGCGTACGGCTGTGCGGGCGTCAGCACCCGGCAGCACAACGAACCGGCGGGGCAGCAGGACGTGTGGCACTGCTGGCCTGGTGACGACCTGTACGGTACGCGCGGTTCGGACATGCCGCCCGGGGAGCGGGCTGGGTACGCGGCCCACCTGCGCGCCCACCTGTCCTGA
- a CDS encoding GNAT family N-acetyltransferase: protein MTADLLPRLAHVEAAGHARYGAFGEVQHFGPLVAVHAGPDLPVNTAWHAGSGPTTDGDLAAFEAFSAAHAQPATLHLLSCAAPDLLALLASRGYTLTGALHLYTHALTDLPPPPALPVQQDADPQVWADLAAQAFGPGSEVISRLNARLAGPHHLLAVVEGTPAGVAALSVWEGVAACYSAATLPAWRCQGVQTALLAARLHLAARLGADLASVFVRPGSGSERNVRRAGFRLTGMRLTLTRG, encoded by the coding sequence ATGACCGCCGACCTCCTCCCTCGCCTCGCCCACGTGGAGGCGGCCGGGCACGCCCGGTACGGCGCCTTCGGAGAAGTGCAGCACTTCGGGCCGCTGGTGGCCGTTCACGCCGGGCCGGACCTGCCGGTGAACACCGCCTGGCACGCGGGGTCCGGCCCCACGACGGACGGTGACCTGGCCGCCTTCGAGGCCTTCAGCGCGGCCCACGCGCAGCCCGCCACGCTGCACCTGCTGTCCTGCGCCGCGCCCGATCTGCTCGCGTTGCTGGCCTCACGCGGCTACACGCTGACGGGCGCGCTGCACCTGTACACGCACGCGCTGACCGACCTCCCCCCACCCCCGGCGCTGCCCGTCCAGCAGGACGCCGACCCCCAGGTCTGGGCCGACCTCGCCGCTCAGGCTTTCGGACCGGGCAGCGAGGTGATCTCGCGGCTGAATGCCCGCCTCGCCGGGCCTCACCACCTCCTCGCCGTTGTGGAAGGCACGCCCGCAGGCGTCGCGGCCCTGAGCGTGTGGGAGGGCGTCGCCGCGTGCTACAGCGCGGCCACCCTTCCGGCGTGGCGGTGCCAGGGCGTGCAGACGGCGCTGCTCGCCGCGCGGCTGCATCTGGCCGCCCGGCTGGGGGCCGACCTCGCCAGCGTGTTCGTGCGGCCCGGGTCGGGAAGCGAACGCAACGTGCGCCGCGCCGGATTCCGGCTGACGGGAATGCGGCTGACGCTGACACGGGGATGA
- a CDS encoding DUF418 domain-containing protein codes for MALPTLPEPAPAPESGPPRPVRAGERSLLPDVLRGLALLGILIINVQDFAGFREWTQTGIDRVVQVFTDIFFNGRSISLFAMLFGWGAAGMLARYGVGTLARRLAVLLLIGAAHFVLVWHGDIISTYALLALALLLTGGMGARLLVTLAGVLGAWWLGKELLAAFAALGSPRPRFDGLPDLVPGMSYLEVVAGRAATFVDSLIGTSLYNGAWLIALFCLGAAAQRTGLLTRPQEQVPLLRRLAVWGLGLGLPLGVLLAWLNTRGDFAAGLLAIPVRMGGGLATALGYVGVLGLLTVRGRLGPLRAFAASGRVAMSNYIAQSLIMTTFFYPYAGARFGTWGAAPAVLLALIVGLAQVPVSAWLLARFGTGPLERLTRLLVYGRGVRREPPAS; via the coding sequence ATGGCCCTCCCGACTTTGCCCGAACCCGCGCCCGCCCCGGAGTCCGGTCCGCCGCGTCCGGTCAGGGCGGGGGAGCGGTCGCTGCTGCCGGACGTGCTGCGGGGGCTGGCGCTGCTGGGCATCCTGATCATCAACGTGCAGGACTTCGCGGGGTTTCGCGAGTGGACGCAGACGGGAATCGACCGCGTGGTACAGGTCTTCACCGACATCTTTTTCAACGGGCGCTCGATCAGCCTGTTCGCGATGCTGTTCGGGTGGGGCGCGGCGGGGATGCTCGCGCGGTACGGGGTGGGCACGCTGGCGCGGCGGCTGGCCGTGCTGCTGCTGATCGGCGCGGCGCATTTCGTGCTGGTGTGGCACGGGGACATCATCTCGACTTACGCGCTGCTGGCGCTGGCACTGCTGCTCACCGGCGGGATGGGTGCCCGCCTGCTGGTGACGCTCGCCGGGGTGCTGGGGGCATGGTGGCTGGGAAAGGAGCTGCTGGCGGCCTTCGCGGCGCTGGGGAGTCCCCGGCCCCGCTTCGACGGCCTGCCCGACCTGGTCCCAGGCATGAGTTACCTGGAGGTGGTGGCGGGGCGCGCGGCCACGTTTGTCGACAGCCTGATCGGGACCAGCCTCTACAACGGGGCCTGGCTGATCGCGCTGTTCTGTCTGGGCGCCGCCGCCCAGCGCACCGGGCTGCTGACCCGCCCGCAGGAGCAGGTGCCCCTGCTGCGCCGCCTGGCCGTCTGGGGGCTGGGCCTCGGGCTGCCGCTGGGCGTGCTGCTCGCCTGGCTCAACACGCGGGGGGACTTCGCGGCGGGGCTGCTGGCGATCCCGGTCCGGATGGGCGGCGGGCTGGCGACCGCGCTGGGCTACGTGGGCGTGCTGGGGCTGCTCACCGTGCGTGGGCGGCTGGGGCCGCTGCGGGCCTTTGCGGCCAGCGGGCGGGTCGCCATGAGCAATTACATCGCGCAGAGCCTGATCATGACCACCTTCTTCTACCCCTACGCGGGGGCGCGCTTCGGGACGTGGGGGGCCGCGCCCGCCGTGCTGCTCGCCTTGATCGTGGGCCTGGCGCAGGTGCCGG